One Candidatus Finniella inopinata genomic window carries:
- the pgmG gene encoding phosphoglucomutase/phosphomannomutase PgmG — protein MKRMKRLILMALMSTTLCSPISYASSSGSEDLASPASSSSGHSFNPKILREYDIRGTMGQTLSIKDALLLGQRFGQMMQKNGLKTLSLGFDGRLSSPELTAALIDGLTQTGIQVYNIGLGPTPMLYFAIKHLETNAGIMVNGSHNPALDNGFKMALKNRPFFAKDIQLLANGPSESKTYGVGISQEVSVSKIYMDRLLKDYKPTSRRLKVAWDPGNGSAGEIIQSLIDGKKLNVESFPINTKIDGNFPNHHPDPTVAENLKQLQETVLQNKCDLGIVFDGDGDRIGVVDGQGRILWGDQLMILWSRDILSRNPGATIVADVKASQVLFDDIEKNKGKPVMARTGHSYIKTEIAKTGALLAGEMSGHIFFNDIYYGYDDAIYAALRLLNILHQSDKTLSEIFDALPKSINTPEMRIDCPDDRKFNIVAAIKKALKEAEVAFNDIDGVRVQTKDGWWLLRASNTQALLGVRAESQTEEGLKTLLGQLQSYMEPFGLKLP, from the coding sequence ATGAAAAGAATGAAGCGTCTTATTTTAATGGCCCTTATGTCAACCACTTTGTGTTCACCTATTTCTTATGCCTCTAGTTCCGGCTCTGAGGACTTGGCGTCGCCAGCATCCTCCTCCTCCGGCCACTCCTTTAACCCCAAAATTTTAAGGGAATACGACATAAGGGGAACCATGGGCCAAACATTATCAATCAAAGACGCCCTTTTATTGGGACAGCGATTTGGTCAAATGATGCAAAAAAATGGCCTTAAAACTCTCAGCCTTGGATTTGATGGACGTTTAAGTTCACCCGAATTAACAGCGGCCTTGATAGACGGCCTGACCCAAACTGGCATCCAGGTTTATAATATTGGCCTTGGACCAACGCCTATGTTGTATTTCGCGATCAAACATTTGGAAACTAATGCAGGGATCATGGTCAATGGGTCACACAACCCTGCCTTGGATAACGGGTTCAAAATGGCTTTAAAGAATCGTCCATTCTTTGCCAAAGATATTCAACTGTTAGCTAATGGTCCAAGTGAATCCAAGACATATGGCGTTGGAATTTCTCAGGAAGTTTCAGTCAGCAAAATCTATATGGATCGTTTGTTGAAGGACTACAAACCAACGTCTCGTCGTTTAAAAGTGGCATGGGATCCAGGAAACGGGTCTGCGGGAGAAATTATTCAATCGTTGATTGATGGTAAAAAGCTAAACGTCGAATCCTTCCCAATTAACACCAAGATTGACGGCAATTTTCCAAATCATCACCCAGACCCAACCGTGGCAGAAAATTTAAAACAACTGCAAGAAACCGTCCTTCAAAATAAATGTGATTTAGGTATCGTATTTGACGGCGATGGAGACCGCATTGGTGTGGTCGATGGTCAGGGCCGTATTTTGTGGGGGGATCAACTGATGATTTTGTGGTCCCGCGACATTTTATCGCGAAACCCTGGAGCCACCATCGTTGCTGATGTCAAAGCCAGCCAAGTTCTATTCGACGATATTGAAAAAAACAAAGGCAAACCCGTTATGGCACGGACAGGCCATTCGTACATTAAAACAGAAATTGCAAAAACAGGGGCATTGCTAGCTGGGGAGATGAGCGGGCATATCTTTTTCAACGATATTTATTATGGCTATGACGATGCCATTTATGCTGCCCTTCGTCTTTTAAACATTCTGCACCAAAGTGATAAAACGTTAAGTGAGATATTTGATGCACTTCCCAAGAGTATCAATACACCAGAAATGCGTATTGATTGTCCTGATGACAGAAAGTTTAATATCGTTGCCGCCATCAAAAAGGCGCTTAAGGAAGCTGAAGTCGCCTTTAATGACATCGACGGAGTTCGTGTTCAAACAAAAGATGGATGGTGGTTATTAAGAGCGTCCAACACCCAGGCTTTATTGGGTGTGCGGGCTGAGTCACAAACCGAAGAAGGATTAAAAACTCTTTTGGGACAGCTGCAAAGTTATATGGAACCTTTTGGTTTAAAGTTGCCTTAA